The proteins below come from a single Paludibacter jiangxiensis genomic window:
- the prmA gene encoding 50S ribosomal protein L11 methyltransferase, protein MDYIELTLSLNNSRGFENDIVSATLAEIGYESFVYTNDGMKAYCAASLFDEKDLKNWKETLPCDIEVEYTFELIKDKNWNEEWEKHYFSPIVIGDDCVIHSSFHTDVPKAKYDILIDPKMSFGTGHHETTSLIIGELIKMNLAGKSLLDMGCGTGVLAILAAMKGAQPITAIDIDEWAYDNTVENIRLNGYPDIEIAKGGAELLSGRKFDIILANINRNILLNDMKHYAACLSSGGLLLMSGFYKTDMPAIEAEATENGLTFIKFEEKNNWVTTVYEKR, encoded by the coding sequence ATGGATTACATTGAACTCACATTATCTCTTAACAATTCGCGAGGTTTTGAGAACGATATAGTATCTGCAACACTCGCTGAAATCGGATATGAGAGCTTTGTCTATACAAATGACGGAATGAAAGCCTATTGTGCTGCATCGTTATTTGATGAAAAAGACCTAAAAAACTGGAAAGAAACTTTACCTTGTGATATTGAAGTTGAATATACCTTCGAGCTGATAAAGGATAAGAACTGGAATGAAGAGTGGGAAAAGCACTATTTTTCTCCTATCGTGATTGGCGATGATTGTGTGATTCACAGCTCATTTCACACAGATGTGCCCAAAGCGAAATACGATATTTTGATTGATCCTAAAATGTCATTCGGTACTGGTCATCATGAGACGACAAGCCTTATTATCGGTGAATTGATAAAGATGAATCTAGCCGGCAAATCGCTCCTTGACATGGGGTGCGGAACGGGAGTACTAGCGATTCTGGCTGCCATGAAAGGAGCACAACCAATTACAGCTATTGATATTGACGAATGGGCTTACGATAATACAGTTGAGAATATACGTCTGAATGGTTATCCTGATATAGAAATAGCCAAAGGCGGTGCTGAATTGCTTTCCGGACGCAAGTTCGATATTATCCTTGCCAACATAAATCGTAATATTCTTCTCAATGATATGAAACATTACGCAGCTTGTCTTTCTTCAGGAGGCTTACTACTAATGAGCGGATTTTACAAGACTGATATGCCTGCTATTGAAGCTGAAGCTACGGAAAATGGACTGACTTTTATAAAATTTGAAGAAAAAAATAACTGGGTAACCACGGTATACGAAAAACGTTGA
- a CDS encoding N-acetylornithine carbamoyltransferase, whose protein sequence is MKTYTNVKDLGDLKAAVAEALEIKKNRYAYKHLGENKTLLMVFFNSSLRTRLSTQKAGMNLGMNTIVLDVNQGAWKLETERGVIMDGDKTEHLLEAIPVMGCYCDIIGVRSFAQFESKEYDYNETIINQFIKYSGRPVFSMEAATGHPLQAFADLITIEEYKKAKRPKVVLTWAPHPKALPQAVPNSFADFMNDADVDFVITHPHGYELDEKFVRGARVEYNQDKALAGADFVYAKNWAAYTDPNYGQILSKDRSWTVSTEKMALTNNAYFMHCLPVRRNMIVTDDVIESPQSIVIPEAANREISAQVVLKRMLENL, encoded by the coding sequence ATGAAGACTTACACGAACGTAAAAGATTTGGGTGACCTGAAAGCTGCGGTTGCCGAAGCGCTTGAGATAAAGAAAAACCGTTACGCATATAAACATCTGGGCGAGAATAAAACGCTGTTGATGGTATTTTTCAATTCGAGCTTGCGTACGCGCCTGAGCACCCAAAAAGCCGGAATGAACCTTGGGATGAACACTATTGTGCTGGATGTCAATCAGGGCGCATGGAAACTCGAAACTGAACGGGGTGTTATTATGGATGGTGATAAAACCGAACATCTGCTCGAAGCTATTCCTGTTATGGGATGCTATTGCGATATTATAGGCGTACGTTCGTTCGCACAGTTTGAAAGCAAAGAATACGACTATAACGAAACCATTATCAACCAGTTTATAAAATATTCCGGTCGTCCCGTTTTTAGCATGGAAGCGGCTACAGGGCACCCTCTGCAGGCTTTTGCCGATTTGATTACCATTGAGGAGTATAAAAAAGCCAAACGTCCGAAGGTTGTTCTGACTTGGGCACCCCACCCTAAGGCTTTGCCTCAGGCCGTTCCTAATTCATTTGCCGACTTTATGAATGACGCAGATGTGGATTTTGTGATTACGCACCCGCACGGTTACGAACTGGATGAAAAATTTGTTCGTGGTGCTCGTGTGGAATACAATCAGGATAAAGCATTGGCTGGTGCCGACTTTGTTTATGCCAAAAACTGGGCCGCTTATACGGATCCTAACTATGGGCAAATATTGAGCAAAGATCGTTCGTGGACGGTAAGTACAGAAAAGATGGCGTTGACTAACAACGCTTACTTTATGCACTGCCTGCCGGTGCGTCGCAACATGATTGTGACCGATGATGTAATTGAAAGTCCGCAATCGATAGTGATTCCGGAAGCTGCCAACCGTGAGATTTCGGCGCAGGTAGTTTTGAAACGCATGCTTGAAAACCTGTAA
- the argB gene encoding acetylglutamate kinase encodes MEKLTIVKVGGKIVEEETSLKQLLSDFAAIEGHKVLVHGGGRSATAIAAKLGIESVMVNGRRVTDAETLKVVTMVYGGLVNKNIVAQLQAMEINALGLTGADMNYMLSAKRPVGEVDYGFVGDVKSVNAGLLADLISKDIVPVLAPLTHDKQGHLLNTNADTIAGEAAKALAKFFDLTLVYCFEKKGVLRDEHDDDSVIAEIDKEAFAQYVADGVIQGGMIPKLENAFEAIDAGVSQVIITKADAIDGTSGTKVK; translated from the coding sequence ATGGAAAAACTGACAATTGTAAAAGTTGGCGGAAAAATAGTAGAAGAAGAAACTTCACTTAAACAACTTTTGAGCGATTTTGCAGCTATCGAGGGTCATAAGGTGTTAGTTCACGGCGGAGGACGCTCGGCGACCGCTATTGCAGCCAAACTGGGCATTGAGAGCGTAATGGTCAATGGCAGGCGTGTGACCGATGCCGAAACGCTAAAAGTGGTGACTATGGTCTACGGCGGTTTGGTCAACAAAAACATTGTGGCACAGTTGCAGGCAATGGAGATCAACGCGCTCGGACTGACAGGTGCCGATATGAACTATATGCTTTCAGCCAAACGTCCGGTGGGCGAAGTGGATTACGGCTTTGTGGGTGATGTAAAGTCGGTGAATGCCGGTTTGCTGGCCGATCTGATTTCAAAAGACATTGTACCGGTATTGGCTCCGCTTACGCACGACAAACAGGGGCATCTCCTCAATACCAATGCAGACACCATTGCCGGAGAAGCAGCCAAAGCGCTGGCTAAATTTTTCGACTTAACGTTGGTCTATTGCTTTGAAAAGAAAGGCGTTTTGCGCGACGAGCACGATGACGACAGCGTGATTGCAGAAATAGACAAAGAGGCTTTTGCGCAATATGTTGCCGACGGAGTGATTCAGGGTGGAATGATTCCCAAACTGGAGAATGCTTTCGAAGCAATTGATGCCGGGGTTAGTCAGGTGATTATCACTAAAGCTGATGCTATAGACGGAACATCGGGCACCAAGGTGAAGTAG
- a CDS encoding gliding motility-associated C-terminal domain-containing protein, producing the protein MIILFLLLFFCIFTSHAQTTGSIYIDDTYTVAAGSTTQWYGNVVLGPNARVYIEDGEKLLFYGDTLKIFPGARIYGSNTAWTIQNHGTGTGTFVFKQPNPNTGTITQQILDGGNGGNPANSLQNTITSMEINNPKGVLLLNTDARVGTSITFTTGHLFLNTRDMVLTSIANLLGYDADKYVVTASSGHLVKENYTGAFIFPVGYAVNDYTPATVSPATANTMHVNVNSYAASAPDESDLAGIARTWNIYGNTTASATISLQHNSKTNMLGFSSAANYITRYGKAPNNTGYYPSTDDWQFNYQESSLVGSVPGSEVLSLKFDSLATLSTQREANYTKASNNNKGAIALLKQAKVVDANHNGIEGDAGDQVHYTFTIANTGKYKLTNIHIVDPKVAVVGTPIDSLAPGATDYTTFTADYKITKADVDTGYVVNLAQVAAIDIFGKLVTDYSDPKSLTEDKPTIIYTADSNQQVLSVTKTATTPKFDGKTKFSWKYTITLKNTMPVSSKDTLANIQVNDDLTKVFTHGETFEVQSVVASGALVANSLYDGNSDIATLLASKCRLAPQQTDSIVISLRIDSHWYSGKVYNQATTEGSSKLMGNITDVLSNDPHNTEDGFVAPKPTITNVPVAALIIPDGFSPNNDTFNDTFEIIHAPHLRLKFEVFNRNGDLVYKSNDYKNEWDGKGTGNFLGKNLPDGTYYYILETTDTKTNAVEHYTGYLTLRR; encoded by the coding sequence GTGATTATATTGTTTTTACTATTGTTCTTTTGCATTTTTACTTCTCACGCCCAAACTACCGGATCTATTTATATTGACGATACCTATACTGTGGCCGCTGGCAGCACCACGCAATGGTATGGCAACGTGGTGTTGGGGCCCAATGCCCGCGTGTATATCGAAGATGGCGAAAAACTTCTCTTTTACGGCGATACGCTGAAGATATTCCCCGGTGCGCGCATATATGGTTCCAATACTGCCTGGACTATACAAAATCATGGTACTGGTACCGGAACTTTCGTGTTCAAGCAACCCAACCCCAATACCGGAACCATCACGCAACAGATACTGGATGGCGGTAACGGCGGCAATCCTGCCAACAGTTTGCAAAACACCATCACGTCTATGGAGATCAACAACCCCAAAGGGGTACTACTGCTCAACACCGATGCCCGTGTGGGGACCTCCATCACGTTTACCACCGGTCATCTCTTTTTGAACACCCGGGATATGGTGCTTACCAGCATTGCCAATCTTTTGGGCTATGATGCCGATAAATATGTGGTTACGGCATCATCGGGTCACTTGGTAAAGGAAAATTATACAGGCGCGTTTATATTCCCTGTAGGATATGCGGTGAACGACTATACTCCTGCCACCGTGTCACCGGCCACGGCCAATACGATGCACGTCAATGTCAATTCGTATGCGGCTTCAGCACCAGACGAATCGGACCTTGCAGGTATTGCCCGCACGTGGAATATTTACGGCAACACAACGGCTTCGGCCACTATCAGCCTTCAACATAACTCGAAAACAAACATGCTGGGATTTTCGTCAGCGGCCAATTACATAACGCGTTACGGAAAAGCGCCAAACAACACGGGGTACTATCCAAGTACGGATGACTGGCAATTTAATTATCAGGAATCCAGCTTGGTGGGTAGCGTTCCGGGATCGGAAGTATTAAGTCTTAAGTTTGATAGCCTTGCTACACTTTCAACCCAGAGGGAAGCTAATTATACGAAAGCCAGTAATAACAACAAAGGTGCGATTGCATTGCTGAAACAGGCAAAAGTAGTAGATGCAAACCATAATGGTATTGAGGGCGATGCAGGTGACCAGGTTCATTATACGTTCACCATTGCAAATACCGGAAAATACAAGCTCACCAATATTCATATAGTGGATCCTAAAGTTGCGGTTGTGGGAACACCTATAGATAGTTTAGCTCCGGGTGCAACCGATTATACCACTTTTACAGCCGATTATAAAATTACAAAGGCTGATGTGGATACCGGTTACGTGGTAAATTTGGCCCAGGTAGCTGCAATAGATATTTTTGGAAAACTTGTAACTGACTACTCCGATCCAAAATCGCTTACGGAAGATAAGCCAACCATTATTTATACGGCAGATTCAAATCAACAGGTGTTGAGTGTAACCAAAACGGCTACTACACCTAAATTTGACGGAAAAACGAAGTTTAGCTGGAAGTACACCATTACGCTGAAAAATACAATGCCTGTTTCATCAAAAGACACACTAGCCAACATTCAGGTAAATGATGATCTGACAAAAGTATTCACCCACGGTGAAACCTTCGAAGTGCAGAGTGTTGTTGCCAGCGGAGCTCTTGTTGCCAACAGTTTGTATGACGGGAATAGTGATATTGCAACATTACTGGCATCCAAATGTCGCTTAGCTCCGCAACAAACCGATTCCATCGTTATTTCTTTACGAATAGATTCACACTGGTATTCAGGAAAGGTTTATAACCAGGCTACAACGGAAGGTAGTTCTAAGTTAATGGGTAACATTACGGATGTTTTGTCGAACGACCCGCACAACACAGAAGACGGATTCGTTGCTCCTAAACCGACAATAACGAATGTTCCTGTAGCAGCTCTTATTATACCTGATGGATTCTCTCCAAATAATGACACATTTAATGACACATTTGAAATTATACATGCGCCTCACTTGCGTCTGAAATTTGAGGTATTCAATCGGAATGGTGATTTGGTTTACAAGAGCAATGATTATAAAAATGAGTGGGATGGTAAAGGTACCGGCAACTTCCTCGGGAAGAATCTACCCGACGGAACTTATTACTATATCCTCGAAACGACTGACACAAAGACCAACGCCGTTGAACATTACACGGGATATCTGACATTAAGGAGATAA
- a CDS encoding L-type lectin-domain containing protein, producing the protein MRTKLVVLLLGVCLLSNAQPPIQKFWALNQPHYIYMNGSSGWQINNNGNVAPSIVNRVLTLTTSELSQASSAFYKLKMGMRRNFTATFTYTPSDFSYICTSWYGWGGCKTYNYNPADGICFVIQNATTTSLGLHANNLGYQGISPSIAIAINIYGTNGIKFLTNGVITTPYDPVSPVNLASGNPIIFTITYNYSAKTLTVKMDEQSTTNTTTKYFSVDIPSVLGSPLGWVGFTGATGGYWSTQTVSNFVFR; encoded by the coding sequence ATGAGAACGAAATTAGTTGTTTTATTGTTGGGTGTTTGTCTGCTATCGAATGCTCAACCTCCGATACAGAAATTCTGGGCGCTGAACCAACCGCATTATATTTACATGAATGGAAGTTCAGGATGGCAGATTAATAACAATGGAAACGTAGCACCTTCTATTGTCAATCGCGTACTGACATTAACAACGAGTGAGCTTTCTCAAGCAAGCTCTGCTTTTTACAAGCTTAAAATGGGAATGAGAAGAAATTTTACTGCGACATTTACTTATACGCCATCTGATTTTTCGTATATCTGTACAAGCTGGTATGGTTGGGGCGGTTGTAAGACCTATAATTATAATCCCGCTGATGGAATCTGTTTTGTAATACAAAATGCGACGACCACATCTCTTGGCCTTCATGCTAATAATTTAGGCTATCAAGGTATTTCACCAAGCATTGCTATTGCTATCAACATATATGGAACTAATGGAATTAAATTTCTTACCAATGGAGTGATAACCACTCCTTATGATCCGGTAAGTCCTGTTAATTTGGCTAGTGGTAATCCCATAATCTTTACTATTACTTACAATTACAGTGCGAAAACGTTAACTGTAAAAATGGATGAACAATCAACTACAAATACAACAACTAAATACTTTTCTGTGGATATACCAAGTGTATTAGGTTCTCCGTTGGGCTGGGTTGGTTTTACAGGGGCTACAGGTGGATATTGGTCCACTCAGACTGTTAGTAATTTTGTTTTTAGATAA
- a CDS encoding beta strand repeat-containing protein yields the protein MLSSSKIRIFFLLAVMLTLGVCAQTVRVIDNKGTIQNIDQSKWKQVGNDIYNKNTTGNVGIGTTAPKATLHNAGSTILGSTDITDLSSGKIGTSTVDAFSGAVVKTSTGGTLSLDPPTDNTPGRIFQVSNSNTSVQSITVGGVIIAPGSSTLFRWDGSKWNTLTATNQSIIWTGSGDVTGTASGTSSLNPALTVTKINGSPLGTTTVATTGQVLGYNGTNWSPVSPSTYAWLLTGNSLTNPGTGTGQNYLGTTDQKDLVFGTNGKEKMRLFSFDTNEALGLGVTTVPGGISAWSGASLFLGNTGNIVSSTGLDVIIDADKTSTNSEFRIRANGDWDPDAIDLVKVVETGNVGIGIGNTTNPSNRLHVKSASNPLRLEGLQTGATTDQLLSVDGTGVVRQQAISSIGSISLSTGTTGAAPSWSTSPVSLGGSTTLNIPMANTSSSVTGGLISNTEWNTFNGKQPALSGTGYVKQSGTTTNYISSIPNVDLANSSITINGNSVALGGSTTITAVTPNALTAGAGLQLNIGTTYDGSAAKTISLSSATSTTLGGVQLAGDLGGTAASPVVKGIQGKSVPTLSNGFLKYNSGTSTWGFDANTYLTSAYYQTVQSNGTGLTQRSTLNFGSEFTVADNTPNTRTDVSINNIGWSKITGAPLFITLGSLSATAPLSYNNTSGIFSISQATTSTDGYLNSADWNKFNSKEPAITNGTTSQYWSGDKTWKTLNTSVVPEGTNLYYTDARARSAISLTTTGTGGVATYNSTTGELNIPNAGGGITSLNGLTGLTQTFATGTTGTDFNITSSGTVHTFNIPDASASARGLVTTTAQTFSGDKTFNADITIFGKGEGGTPTNTVIRGAQAGASNTPGADMYIQASNGAGAGGSGNIIFQTGVASTGSIIRVNNLITDQYCNGNSQTYTYTGYPISSSLNNTVLVVALVYSYNYSSASSVTWFGQNLTKFQTVGSGNTRIEMWTLAAPTPGTHDIVVTQPDNSGVCIGFSAFVLSNVQTLNTPLTAATGYYSSALLYPASSTGQIVMDFIGTSGTPTASYGQTILSSLQAGSSYYGTIGYKKATTGTTTNMGYSFTASNYAYMAFAITPATTSTTVSPSLLSDALTITSVGNTVLASGKTLTLTGSTSGTATVSAAASTSTYSLVMPAAQATASGQLLANDGSGNLSWASPSDLPNIYNSNGALNNTRTVTMNTNPITWNSTGTTGNIFSIAGNSLTSGTGLSVSASTNTSTNGLLNVVNSATYSSSATGKVATIQANSTTGSGVTVLANGNVGVGLSTSSTPASDPTFTKPGNTGASIPTLGVDGTVNATNYTSPVQGTFTTAGAKGTSSTGNSLTWDLSKGSSASWTLDAGTNTLTISNVKAGMYGVIIVKNAGNSTLGFASGTTNKVINGGNGVPYLTQSAGAFDILSFFYDGSTFWWTIGNNYN from the coding sequence ATGCTTTCTTCTTCTAAAATCCGGATATTTTTTCTTTTGGCGGTGATGCTTACACTGGGTGTATGTGCACAAACCGTGCGCGTGATCGACAATAAAGGCACGATACAAAATATCGATCAATCGAAATGGAAGCAAGTGGGCAACGACATATACAACAAAAACACTACAGGCAATGTAGGCATCGGCACTACTGCGCCAAAAGCTACACTTCACAATGCCGGCTCTACTATTTTGGGATCGACAGATATAACAGACCTATCAAGCGGTAAGATTGGAACGTCCACTGTAGATGCTTTTTCTGGCGCTGTCGTAAAAACAAGTACAGGAGGAACCCTCTCTCTCGACCCCCCAACCGACAATACTCCGGGTAGAATTTTTCAGGTATCCAATAGCAACACTTCCGTACAGTCAATTACAGTGGGAGGTGTTATTATTGCACCAGGGAGTTCAACCCTTTTTCGTTGGGATGGTTCAAAATGGAATACGCTGACAGCCACTAATCAGTCTATTATTTGGACAGGTAGCGGAGATGTTACTGGAACTGCGTCTGGAACTTCTTCTTTAAATCCAGCATTGACTGTCACAAAAATTAATGGTTCTCCACTGGGAACTACAACAGTTGCTACAACTGGGCAAGTTCTTGGTTACAACGGCACAAACTGGTCTCCAGTTAGTCCGTCTACGTATGCCTGGTTGTTAACCGGGAATAGCTTGACGAACCCGGGTACAGGAACAGGACAAAATTATTTGGGAACTACAGATCAAAAAGATTTGGTTTTTGGCACGAATGGAAAGGAAAAAATGAGATTGTTTTCATTCGATACAAATGAAGCTTTGGGCTTGGGGGTTACAACTGTTCCAGGAGGCATATCAGCATGGTCAGGAGCTTCTTTGTTCTTGGGAAATACTGGTAATATAGTAAGTAGTACCGGATTGGATGTTATTATTGATGCAGATAAAACCTCAACGAACTCAGAATTCAGGATTCGTGCAAATGGAGACTGGGATCCTGATGCGATCGATTTAGTAAAAGTAGTAGAAACTGGGAATGTGGGAATCGGCATTGGAAATACCACAAATCCGAGTAATAGGCTGCATGTAAAATCGGCTTCTAATCCTTTGCGACTAGAGGGTTTACAAACGGGTGCTACTACTGACCAGCTGTTAAGTGTAGATGGCACAGGAGTTGTTCGGCAGCAAGCAATATCTTCCATAGGGTCAATCTCATTATCTACTGGGACTACAGGAGCGGCGCCATCATGGAGTACATCGCCAGTTTCATTGGGTGGAAGTACTACGTTAAATATTCCGATGGCAAATACTTCTTCTAGCGTAACAGGAGGGTTGATTAGTAATACTGAGTGGAATACCTTTAATGGTAAGCAGCCCGCACTAAGCGGAACTGGATATGTTAAGCAATCGGGAACTACAACAAACTATATATCGTCAATACCGAATGTAGATTTAGCTAATTCTTCAATAACGATTAATGGCAATAGTGTTGCACTCGGTGGATCAACAACAATAACAGCCGTAACTCCTAATGCTTTGACGGCTGGAGCCGGACTTCAATTGAACATAGGAACAACTTATGATGGAAGTGCTGCCAAAACTATTTCTCTGTCCTCGGCAACTTCAACAACATTGGGTGGAGTACAATTAGCTGGCGATTTAGGGGGTACTGCAGCTTCACCAGTTGTAAAAGGAATACAGGGGAAATCTGTACCAACTCTTTCAAATGGATTTTTAAAGTATAACAGTGGAACATCAACATGGGGTTTTGATGCTAATACATATCTGACAAGTGCCTATTACCAGACTGTACAATCCAATGGCACAGGACTGACGCAAAGAAGCACCTTGAATTTCGGTTCGGAATTTACAGTGGCAGACAACACACCTAATACTCGTACTGATGTTTCCATCAACAATATTGGTTGGTCAAAAATAACGGGAGCCCCATTGTTCATCACATTAGGCTCATTAAGTGCAACCGCTCCATTGAGCTATAATAATACATCGGGAATATTTTCTATTAGCCAGGCAACTACTTCTACTGACGGATATTTGAACAGTGCAGACTGGAATAAATTTAATAGCAAAGAACCCGCAATAACAAATGGGACAACATCCCAATACTGGAGCGGTGATAAAACCTGGAAAACGCTTAATACATCAGTCGTTCCAGAGGGTACAAATTTGTATTATACTGATGCCAGAGCGCGATCAGCTATTTCGCTTACAACAACCGGTACAGGTGGAGTTGCTACATACAATAGCACAACAGGGGAATTGAATATCCCTAATGCAGGTGGAGGAATTACTTCTTTGAATGGGTTAACCGGGCTTACTCAAACTTTTGCAACTGGAACAACAGGTACAGACTTTAACATCACATCAAGCGGAACAGTTCATACATTCAATATTCCAGATGCATCAGCATCGGCAAGAGGATTAGTAACCACAACCGCACAAACTTTTTCAGGTGATAAAACATTTAATGCCGACATCACTATCTTTGGCAAAGGCGAAGGCGGCACACCTACGAATACCGTTATTCGAGGTGCACAGGCAGGAGCAAGCAACACGCCCGGTGCCGACATGTACATTCAGGCAAGTAACGGAGCCGGTGCAGGTGGTTCGGGTAATATTATTTTTCAAACAGGTGTAGCAAGCACCGGAAGTATCATTCGTGTAAATAATTTAATAACAGATCAATATTGCAACGGTAATTCTCAAACTTACACTTATACGGGTTATCCTATTTCCTCATCTCTGAATAACACAGTTTTAGTAGTTGCTTTGGTTTATTCCTATAATTATAGTTCGGCTTCGTCTGTTACATGGTTTGGTCAAAATCTAACAAAATTCCAAACCGTAGGTTCAGGAAATACGAGGATTGAAATGTGGACTTTAGCTGCTCCAACTCCAGGCACACATGATATTGTTGTTACCCAACCCGATAACAGTGGCGTTTGTATAGGTTTTTCAGCTTTCGTTTTATCCAATGTACAAACATTAAATACGCCATTAACTGCTGCTACGGGCTACTATAGTTCTGCTCTTTTGTATCCGGCATCATCTACAGGGCAAATTGTAATGGATTTCATTGGGACATCAGGCACTCCAACAGCTTCTTATGGACAAACTATATTATCATCGTTACAAGCCGGCTCAAGTTACTATGGTACAATAGGATATAAAAAAGCAACAACAGGGACAACCACCAATATGGGTTATTCTTTTACTGCAAGTAATTATGCCTATATGGCATTTGCCATTACTCCTGCTACAACTAGCACCACCGTCTCGCCTTCATTATTATCAGATGCCCTAACCATTACTTCCGTCGGCAATACCGTATTAGCATCGGGCAAAACACTTACACTTACAGGTTCTACTTCGGGAACGGCAACAGTATCGGCAGCAGCCTCAACATCAACCTATTCATTAGTAATGCCTGCTGCTCAAGCCACAGCAAGCGGGCAACTTTTGGCAAACGATGGTTCGGGAAATTTAAGTTGGGCAAGTCCGTCGGATTTGCCAAACATATACAATTCCAATGGTGCTCTGAATAATACACGTACTGTTACAATGAATACGAACCCGATTACATGGAATAGTACAGGAACTACCGGAAATATCTTTTCAATAGCAGGAAATAGTTTGACAAGTGGTACAGGATTGTCTGTTTCCGCTTCTACCAATACTTCCACAAACGGATTACTCAATGTGGTAAATAGCGCAACTTATTCATCTTCAGCTACAGGAAAAGTAGCTACCATACAGGCAAACAGCACTACCGGCAGTGGGGTAACAGTTTTAGCCAACGGCAATGTAGGGGTAGGATTGAGCACTTCATCTACCCCAGCAAGTGATCCTACATTTACCAAGCCGGGTAATACAGGCGCTTCCATTCCAACTCTTGGCGTGGATGGCACCGTAAACGCAACAAATTATACTTCGCCGGTACAAGGAACTTTTACTACTGCTGGTGCTAAGGGGACTTCGTCTACAGGGAATTCTCTAACATGGGACTTAAGTAAAGGATCTTCTGCTTCATGGACTTTAGATGCCGGAACAAATACACTGACAATATCTAACGTAAAAGCAGGAATGTATGGTGTAATTATTGTGAAAAATGCAGGGAATAGCACTTTGGGCTTTGCCTCAGGAACTACTAATAAAGTAATCAATGGAGGCAATGGAGTCCCTTATCTTACTCAATCAGCTGGCGCATTCGATATTCTTTCTTTCTTCTATGACGGTAGCACTTTCTGGTGGACAATCGGCAATAACTATAACTAA
- a CDS encoding SixA phosphatase family protein encodes MKKLILIRHAKAEILQPGIPDVDRILCERGKSDAVKMANQLYSTEITPNDVICSPAKRAVETATVFAEQYGIERLIKEEFLYGDYNFADIKQLLIEEVPLADTVLIVGHNPNLSYIIAKLTGNFNQHLPTAAVAVLEFDIEKWDDLQPSTGVLEMFFYPDK; translated from the coding sequence ATGAAAAAGCTTATACTTATCCGTCATGCAAAAGCGGAAATTCTACAACCCGGTATCCCGGATGTTGATCGTATTCTTTGTGAAAGAGGAAAAAGTGATGCTGTTAAAATGGCCAACCAGCTGTATAGCACAGAAATAACACCGAATGATGTAATTTGCAGTCCGGCAAAAAGAGCAGTGGAAACAGCTACTGTCTTTGCTGAACAATACGGCATAGAAAGGCTCATCAAAGAGGAATTCCTTTATGGAGATTACAATTTTGCCGACATAAAACAGTTGCTAATTGAAGAAGTTCCTTTGGCCGACACCGTTTTAATTGTAGGTCATAACCCTAATCTTTCTTATATTATCGCCAAACTTACCGGTAATTTTAACCAGCATCTTCCTACTGCGGCTGTGGCAGTCCTTGAATTCGATATTGAAAAATGGGACGATTTACAACCTTCGACGGGTGTTTTGGAAATGTTTTTCTATCCCGATAAATGA
- a CDS encoding iron chaperone, whose protein sequence is MNKESVAKTIDEYIARFPDEIAIRLQKVRETIRGVAPDAEEGISYQIPVFKLHGPMVYFAGYRTHIGFYPTSSGIERFKEELSEFKIGRGTVRFPLNKEIPYDLIARITAFRYAENIAKKKQ, encoded by the coding sequence ATGAATAAAGAATCTGTCGCAAAAACTATTGACGAATACATCGCACGTTTCCCGGACGAAATAGCTATCAGGCTTCAAAAGGTACGGGAAACGATTCGCGGTGTAGCGCCGGATGCGGAAGAAGGAATCAGCTATCAAATCCCGGTGTTCAAGCTTCACGGTCCGATGGTTTATTTTGCAGGATACAGAACACATATCGGATTCTACCCTACCTCGTCTGGCATCGAACGGTTCAAAGAAGAATTATCAGAATTCAAAATCGGGCGCGGAACTGTCCGGTTTCCCCTGAACAAGGAAATTCCTTATGACTTGATTGCCCGCATAACAGCGTTCCGGTATGCCGAGAACATTGCCAAAAAGAAGCAGTGA